In the Candidatus Poribacteria bacterium genome, CGCTACCCAGATCGCCTCGTCGGTGCAGCGTATTTCGATCCATGGGAGACGAACGATCTCCAAGATTTTGAGGACCTTATAGCGTCTTCGGGCTTTCGGGTGGTTAAACTGGAATGCTCTGAACCGACTGGACTGTGTGGCTTGCACCCCGATGCTAGGCTCGATATGTCTGACATCGCTTGGCTCTGGGAGGCGATTGAACACCGCGGATTGGTGCTGACCCTTGACTTGGGGGCTATAGGCAGCCGATCTTATCAGACCGGTGCCGTGCGAACCATTGCAGAGGGGCATCCGGATCTACGGATCGTTATTGCACATCTGGGGCAGCCGAACCCGTCGGCGGAAGCGGAGGCGGAACGCTGGGGCTTATGGCAGGAACAGATTGATCTTGGGCAGCTGTCCAACGTGTGGTTTGATACCGCCGCTTTGCCAGCCTATCTACCGGACGAGGATTTCCCCTATCCCACCGCGGAGCGGTATCTTCACCTTGCGCTTGAGCGCATCGACCCATCAAAAGTCTTATGGGGAACGGACTTGCCGGGACTGCTGCGTCATCTAAACTATCCACAACTGGTGAAGTTAGCAAAACTGCACACACAGTCACTCTCCCCCGATGAACAAGCGATGATCCTCGGAGAAAATGCGATGCGCGTTTATGGTTTTGATTTATAGTAGATTTTAGAATTATTTAGACACTCCCAATGTACAACCA is a window encoding:
- a CDS encoding amidohydrolase, translated to MIIDAHAHIFPEVRGATGRGSTRGPGYGRIAVGDEETQLLPPYNEKTVFTPEMLIANMDWAGVDKAVLLQGPFYGECNSYVLEALDRYPDRLVGAAYFDPWETNDLQDFEDLIASSGFRVVKLECSEPTGLCGLHPDARLDMSDIAWLWEAIEHRGLVLTLDLGAIGSRSYQTGAVRTIAEGHPDLRIVIAHLGQPNPSAEAEAERWGLWQEQIDLGQLSNVWFDTAALPAYLPDEDFPYPTAERYLHLALERIDPSKVLWGTDLPGLLRHLNYPQLVKLAKLHTQSLSPDEQAMILGENAMRVYGFDL